A region of Lichenibacterium dinghuense DNA encodes the following proteins:
- the thiC gene encoding phosphomethylpyrimidine synthase ThiC: MSLQPSEPRNAAPAPDTVTTGPIIGSRKVYASPKSHPQLRVPFREITLTDPKEPPVRVYDPSGPYTEDGARIDLRQGLPAIREGWIAARGFEAVEGRAVRPEDNGNLPEDRVAEPCPAHRILRAARPGQMATQYEFARAGIVTEEMAYVAHRENLAREAAQADAEAKLADGESFGASLPAFVTPEFVRSEIALGRAIIPANINHTELEPMAIGRNFLVKVNANIGNSAVTSGAAEEVEKLVWAIRWGADTVMDLSTGRNIHNIRSWIVRNSPVPIGTVPIYQALEKVGGDPIKLDWEVFKDTLIEQAEQGVDYFTIHAGVRLHHVPLTARRVTGIVSRGGSMMARWCLAHHKESFLYERFDEICDLMRRYDVSFSLGDGLRPGSLADANDAAQFGELETLGELTKVASAKGCQVMIEGPGHVPMHKIKVNMEKQLAECGEAPFYTLGPLTTDIAPGYDHITSGIGAAMIGWFGTAMLCYVTPKEHLGLPDRDDVKTGVITYRIAAHAADLAKGHPAAQVRDDALSRARFDFRWEDQFNLALDPDTARRFHDETLPKDAHKVAHFCSMCGPKFCSMQITQDLRREAEAMLGMEEKSKEFLDGGGKLYVPAAE, encoded by the coding sequence ATGTCGCTTCAACCGTCCGAACCCCGCAACGCCGCCCCGGCGCCCGACACCGTCACCACGGGCCCGATCATCGGCTCGCGCAAGGTCTACGCCTCGCCGAAGTCCCACCCGCAGCTCCGCGTGCCGTTCCGCGAGATCACGCTCACCGACCCCAAGGAACCGCCGGTGCGGGTCTACGACCCGTCGGGCCCCTATACGGAGGACGGCGCCCGCATCGACCTGCGCCAGGGCCTGCCCGCCATCCGCGAGGGCTGGATCGCGGCCCGCGGCTTCGAGGCCGTCGAGGGCCGCGCCGTGCGCCCCGAGGACAACGGCAACCTGCCCGAGGACCGCGTCGCCGAGCCCTGCCCGGCCCACCGCATCCTGCGCGCCGCGCGCCCCGGCCAGATGGCGACGCAATACGAGTTCGCCCGCGCGGGCATCGTCACGGAAGAGATGGCCTACGTCGCGCACCGCGAGAACCTCGCGCGCGAGGCGGCGCAGGCCGACGCCGAGGCCAAGCTCGCCGACGGCGAGTCGTTCGGCGCCAGCCTGCCGGCCTTCGTGACGCCGGAGTTCGTGCGGAGCGAAATCGCGCTCGGCCGCGCCATCATCCCGGCCAACATCAACCACACCGAACTCGAGCCGATGGCGATCGGCCGGAACTTCCTGGTCAAGGTCAACGCCAACATCGGCAACTCGGCCGTGACGTCCGGCGCTGCCGAGGAGGTGGAGAAGCTGGTCTGGGCGATCCGCTGGGGCGCCGACACGGTCATGGACCTGTCGACGGGCCGCAACATCCACAACATCCGCTCGTGGATCGTGCGCAACTCGCCGGTGCCGATCGGCACGGTGCCGATCTACCAGGCGCTGGAGAAGGTCGGCGGCGACCCGATCAAGCTCGACTGGGAGGTGTTCAAGGACACGCTGATCGAGCAGGCCGAGCAGGGCGTCGACTATTTCACCATCCACGCGGGCGTGCGGCTGCACCACGTGCCGCTGACCGCGCGCCGCGTCACCGGCATCGTGAGCCGCGGCGGCTCGATGATGGCGCGCTGGTGCCTCGCCCACCACAAGGAGAGCTTCCTCTACGAGCGCTTCGACGAGATCTGCGACCTGATGCGCCGCTACGACGTGAGCTTCTCGCTCGGCGACGGCCTGCGGCCGGGCTCGCTGGCAGACGCCAACGACGCCGCGCAGTTCGGCGAGCTCGAAACCCTCGGCGAGCTCACCAAGGTGGCCTCGGCCAAGGGCTGCCAGGTGATGATCGAGGGGCCGGGCCACGTGCCCATGCACAAGATCAAGGTCAACATGGAGAAGCAGCTCGCCGAGTGCGGCGAAGCCCCCTTCTACACTCTCGGGCCGCTGACCACCGACATCGCGCCGGGCTACGACCACATCACGTCTGGCATCGGCGCCGCGATGATCGGCTGGTTCGGCACGGCCATGCTCTGCTACGTCACGCCGAAGGAGCACCTGGGTCTCCCCGACCGCGACGACGTGAAGACCGGCGTCATCACCTACCGCATCGCGGCCCACGCGGCCGACCTCGCCAAGGGCCACCCGGCCGCGCAGGTGCGCGACGACGCTTTGAGCCGCGCGCGCTTCGACTTCCGCTGGGAGGACCAGTTCAACCTCGCGCTCGACCCCGACACGGCGCGCCGCTTCCACGACGAGACCCTGCCCAAGGACGCCCACAAGGTCGCGCATTTCTGCTCGATGTGCGGGCCGAAGTTCTGCTCCATGCAGATCACCCAGGACCTGCGCCGCGAGGCCGAGGCCATGCTGGGCATGGAGGAGAAGTCGAAGGAGTTCCTGGACGGGGGTGGGAAGCTCTACGTGCCGGCGGCGGAGTGA
- a CDS encoding response regulator transcription factor — MSDERLLVVVDDDESFARTLKRSFERRGYEVVVAPALPDVKALLEERTPGFAVVDLKLAGASGLACLDALHAHDPDMLIVVLTGFASIATAVESIKLGACHYLAKPANTDDIEAAFSKRTGDAAVPVGDRATSIKTLEWERIHEVLAETGFNISETARRLGMHRRTLARKLEKRQVT; from the coding sequence ATGTCGGATGAGCGCCTGCTGGTCGTGGTCGACGACGATGAGAGCTTCGCCCGCACGCTGAAGCGCTCCTTCGAGCGCCGCGGCTACGAGGTCGTCGTGGCGCCGGCCCTGCCCGACGTGAAAGCGCTCCTGGAGGAGCGCACGCCGGGCTTCGCGGTGGTGGACCTGAAGCTCGCCGGCGCGTCCGGCCTCGCCTGCCTCGACGCGCTCCACGCCCACGATCCCGACATGCTGATCGTGGTGCTGACGGGCTTCGCCTCCATCGCCACGGCGGTCGAGAGCATCAAGCTCGGCGCCTGCCACTACCTCGCCAAGCCCGCCAACACGGACGACATCGAGGCGGCCTTCTCGAAGCGGACGGGGGACGCCGCGGTGCCGGTCGGCGACCGGGCGACCTCGATCAAGACGCTGGAATGGGAGCGCATCCACGAGGTGCTGGCCGAGACGGGCTTCAACATCTCCGAGACGGCCCGCCGCCTCGGCATGCACCGCCGAACGCTGGCGCGGAAGCTGGAGAAGCGGCAGGTGACGTAG
- a CDS encoding ATP-binding protein → MSDAMPVPDALAASFADDLGSAAADGDASGSKNLLLLIQLRWIAVVGQIVTLAVVGAGLHVPLPVGPMAGVLLGLVLVNAGSLIRLSMPHPVRRGELALALVLDVVALTAQLGLTGGAANPFAFLYLIPVTLAAVLLDAAATWALVAVTALCFGGLTRIALPLDFSGLPAPELRAVQTAGLLICFLLDAGLLVAFITRVARNLGERDARLAALRQRAAEEDGIVRMGLLASGAAHLLGTPLSTLSVILGDWRRMPALNADPELMGELDVLEAEVRRCKAILTGILVSAGEARGEGAAATTLRRFLDGLVAGWCDAHPGARLHYDGVADDPAIVSDTALKQVILNLLDNAAEVSPEWLSLSVELRSSVLQLRVEDRGPGFASEILADIGAPYRSTKGRQGGGLGLFLVFNVARKLGGRVTAGNGPAGGAVVTMTLPLAALAVADRPAARSEAEREPTHVG, encoded by the coding sequence GTGAGCGACGCGATGCCCGTGCCGGACGCGCTCGCGGCCTCGTTCGCCGACGACCTCGGCTCCGCGGCGGCGGACGGCGACGCCTCGGGCTCGAAGAACCTCCTGCTGCTGATCCAGCTCCGCTGGATCGCCGTGGTCGGGCAGATCGTCACGCTGGCGGTCGTGGGGGCGGGGCTGCACGTGCCGCTGCCGGTCGGTCCCATGGCGGGCGTGCTGCTCGGGCTCGTGCTGGTCAACGCCGGCAGCCTCATCCGCCTGTCCATGCCCCACCCCGTGCGGCGGGGAGAGTTGGCCCTGGCGCTGGTGCTCGACGTCGTGGCGCTGACCGCGCAGCTCGGGCTGACGGGTGGCGCCGCCAACCCCTTCGCGTTCCTGTACCTGATCCCGGTGACGCTGGCCGCCGTGCTGCTCGACGCCGCCGCGACCTGGGCGCTGGTGGCCGTCACGGCCCTGTGCTTCGGCGGCCTCACCCGCATCGCCCTGCCGCTCGACTTCTCGGGGCTGCCGGCGCCGGAGCTCCGAGCCGTGCAGACCGCGGGCCTGCTGATCTGCTTCCTGCTCGACGCCGGCCTGCTCGTCGCCTTCATCACGCGCGTCGCGCGCAACCTCGGCGAGCGCGACGCGCGGCTGGCCGCCCTGCGCCAGCGCGCCGCCGAGGAGGACGGCATCGTGCGGATGGGGCTGCTGGCCTCGGGTGCCGCCCACCTGCTCGGCACGCCGCTGTCGACGCTGTCCGTGATCCTCGGCGACTGGCGGCGCATGCCGGCGCTCAACGCCGACCCGGAGCTGATGGGCGAGCTCGACGTGCTGGAGGCCGAGGTCAGGCGCTGCAAGGCGATCCTGACCGGCATCCTCGTCTCGGCCGGCGAAGCGCGGGGGGAGGGCGCCGCCGCGACGACGCTGCGGCGGTTCCTCGACGGACTCGTCGCGGGATGGTGCGACGCCCACCCCGGGGCGCGGCTCCACTACGACGGCGTCGCCGACGATCCGGCCATCGTGTCCGACACGGCGCTGAAGCAGGTGATCCTCAACCTGCTCGACAATGCCGCCGAGGTCTCGCCCGAATGGCTGAGCCTGAGCGTGGAGCTCCGGAGCAGCGTTCTGCAACTTCGGGTCGAGGACCGCGGCCCCGGCTTCGCGTCGGAGATCCTGGCCGACATCGGCGCGCCCTACCGCTCCACCAAGGGCCGGCAGGGCGGGGGGCTCGGGCTGTTCCTGGTGTTCAACGTGGCGCGCAAGCTCGGCGGCCGCGTGACGGCGGGCAACGGGCCCGCCGGGGGGGCGGTGGTCACCATGACGCTGCCCCTGGCCGCGCTGGCCGTGGCGGACCGGCCCGCCGCGCGGTCCGAGGCCGAGCGGGAGCCCACGCATGTCGGATGA
- a CDS encoding SURF1 family protein, which translates to MRDARAAEPAPGPAPAPPDAAGRRRSRFGRVALLAAGSLAVALLLALGCWQVYRLRWKLDLIAAVAARVHAAPVAPPGPAAWPSVTADADQYLHVTARGTFDNARETFVQAVTDYGPGFWLLTPFRTDAGFTVLVNRGFVPPDRRDAATRAAGEIAGPTEVTGLLRVDEPGGAFLRHNDPAADRWFSRDVAAIAAKRGLAGPVAPYFIDAGGAPVPGGFPIGGLTVVAFPNNHLVYAITWFAMGLGLAGALVWVVREERRPGNPR; encoded by the coding sequence ATGCGCGACGCGCGCGCCGCCGAACCCGCGCCCGGCCCGGCGCCGGCCCCGCCCGATGCGGCGGGCCGGCGCCGGTCCCGTTTCGGGCGGGTCGCCCTCCTCGCCGCCGGCAGCCTCGCGGTCGCGCTGCTGCTGGCGCTCGGCTGCTGGCAGGTCTACCGCCTCCGCTGGAAGCTCGACCTCATCGCGGCGGTGGCCGCCCGCGTCCACGCCGCGCCGGTGGCGCCGCCCGGCCCGGCCGCTTGGCCGTCCGTGACGGCCGACGCCGACCAGTACCTCCACGTCACGGCGCGCGGCACCTTCGACAACGCCCGCGAAACCTTCGTCCAGGCCGTGACCGACTACGGCCCCGGCTTCTGGCTCCTGACCCCGTTCCGCACGGACGCCGGCTTCACGGTGCTGGTGAACCGCGGTTTCGTGCCGCCGGACCGCCGCGACGCCGCGACGCGCGCCGCGGGCGAGATCGCCGGCCCGACGGAGGTCACCGGCCTCCTGCGCGTCGACGAGCCCGGCGGCGCCTTCCTGCGCCACAACGATCCCGCGGCGGACCGCTGGTTCTCGCGCGACGTGGCGGCGATCGCGGCGAAGCGCGGGCTCGCCGGGCCGGTCGCGCCCTACTTCATCGACGCCGGCGGCGCTCCCGTGCCCGGCGGCTTCCCGATCGGCGGGCTGACCGTCGTGGCCTTCCCGAACAACCACCTCGTCTACGCGATTACCTGGTTCGCCATGGGGTTAGGCCTCGCCGGCGCGCTGGTGTGGGTCGTGCGCGAGGAGCGGAGGCCGGGGAACCCGCGGTGA
- the cyoD gene encoding cytochrome o ubiquinol oxidase subunit IV: MSAGNAAGNVHVEVLHDHDEAAHGTLQSYTIGFVLSVILTAIPFWLVMKHVIVDSQTTTLIVMGLGFVQIIVHMHYFLHMNTKSEGGWTFLALTFTVVMVVITLAGSIWVMYHMNGNMMPMRPADMSTMKM; encoded by the coding sequence ATGAGCGCCGGAAACGCCGCCGGAAACGTCCACGTCGAGGTCCTGCACGACCACGACGAGGCCGCCCACGGGACACTGCAGAGCTACACGATCGGCTTCGTGCTGTCGGTGATCCTGACCGCGATCCCGTTCTGGCTCGTGATGAAGCACGTCATCGTCGACAGCCAGACCACCACGCTGATCGTCATGGGCCTCGGCTTCGTGCAGATCATCGTGCACATGCACTACTTTCTGCACATGAACACCAAGTCCGAGGGCGGCTGGACCTTCCTGGCCCTCACCTTCACCGTGGTGATGGTGGTGATCACGCTCGCGGGCTCGATCTGGGTCATGTACCACATGAACGGGAACATGATGCCGATGCGGCCCGCCGACATGAGCACCATGAAGATGTGA
- the cyoC gene encoding cytochrome o ubiquinol oxidase subunit III has protein sequence MTRAPEAIADDHVLKFYVAGEDGHGHAEGGTMIGFWIYLMSDCLIFASLFACYAVYGHAYAAGPSPADLFELPTVALNTALLLFSSITYGFAMLMMEKNKLPLTIMWMLITAAFGIGFVYLELNEFAHLIHEGAGPQRSAFLSSFFTLVGTHGLHVSVGILWMFVLMAQLLWKGMGHENKRRMMCLSMFWHFLDVVWIGVFSFVYLVSVLP, from the coding sequence ATGACCCGCGCACCCGAAGCCATCGCCGACGACCACGTCCTCAAGTTCTACGTGGCCGGCGAGGACGGTCATGGCCACGCCGAAGGCGGGACCATGATCGGGTTCTGGATCTACCTGATGAGCGATTGTCTCATCTTCGCCAGCCTGTTCGCCTGCTACGCGGTCTACGGCCACGCCTATGCGGCGGGGCCGTCCCCGGCCGACCTGTTCGAGCTGCCCACCGTGGCGCTCAACACGGCGCTGCTGCTGTTCTCCTCCATCACCTACGGCTTCGCCATGCTGATGATGGAGAAGAACAAGCTGCCGCTCACCATCATGTGGATGCTGATCACGGCGGCCTTCGGCATCGGCTTCGTGTATCTCGAGCTCAACGAGTTCGCGCACCTCATCCACGAGGGCGCGGGCCCGCAACGCTCGGCCTTCCTGTCGTCCTTCTTCACGCTGGTCGGCACCCACGGCCTGCACGTGTCGGTCGGCATCCTGTGGATGTTCGTGCTGATGGCTCAGCTGCTGTGGAAGGGCATGGGCCACGAGAACAAGCGCCGCATGATGTGCCTGTCCATGTTCTGGCACTTCCTCGACGTCGTGTGGATCGGCGTCTTCTCCTTCGTGTACCTCGTGAGTGTGCTGCCATGA
- the cyoB gene encoding cytochrome o ubiquinol oxidase subunit I yields MFSNINLQQLIFGRLTLEAIPYHEPILIVTFLGVAVGGAALLGALTYYKVWGYLWSEWFTSIDHKKIGIMYCVLALVMLVRGFSDALLMRSQQALAFNGSEGYLPPHHYDQVFTAHGVIMIFFMAMPFVTGLMNFVVPLQIGARDVAFPFLNNFSFWMTVAGAMTVMLSLFVGEFARTGWTNFAPLSESSYSPGVGVDYYIWSLQIAGIGTLLSGVNLIATIVKMRAPGMSFMKMPIFTWTALCTNVLIVAAFPILTAVLALLSLDRYLGFNFFTNDLGGNPMMYVNLLWIWGHPEVYILILPLFGVFSEVTSTFCGKRLFGYASMVYATVVITILAYLVWLHHFFTMGNGASVNSFFGITTMIISIPTGAKIFNWMFTMYKGRIRFELPMYWTVAFIITFVIGGMTGVLLAVPPADFQLHNSLFLVAHFHNVIIGGTFFGIMAGVAYWWPKAFGFKLDVYWGKWSFWLWVSGFYFAFMPLYVLGLMGVTRRLNHFDDPSLRIWFVIAAFGALLVAGGIGTFFYQIYVSIRERDVLADVTGDPWDGRTLEWSTSSPPPAYNFAFTPMCHDLDAWTDMKKRGYVRPLDGYKAIHMPKNTPAGIILSGLSLAFGFAMIWYIWWLAALSFVAIVVYTIAHTFNYNRDYYISAEEVTRTEEQRSRLLGLKA; encoded by the coding sequence ATGTTCTCGAACATCAACCTTCAGCAGCTGATCTTCGGGCGTCTCACGCTCGAAGCCATCCCCTATCACGAGCCCATCCTGATCGTGACCTTTCTCGGGGTGGCGGTCGGCGGCGCCGCGCTCCTCGGCGCCCTGACCTACTACAAGGTCTGGGGCTATCTCTGGAGCGAGTGGTTCACCTCGATCGACCACAAGAAGATCGGCATCATGTACTGCGTGCTGGCGCTGGTCATGCTGGTGCGCGGCTTCTCCGACGCGCTGCTGATGCGCTCGCAGCAGGCCCTGGCCTTCAACGGCTCCGAGGGCTACCTGCCGCCGCACCACTACGACCAGGTGTTCACGGCCCACGGCGTCATCATGATCTTCTTCATGGCGATGCCCTTCGTCACCGGCCTGATGAACTTCGTCGTGCCGCTGCAGATCGGCGCGCGCGACGTCGCCTTCCCGTTCCTGAACAACTTCTCGTTCTGGATGACGGTGGCCGGCGCCATGACGGTCATGCTGTCGCTGTTCGTCGGCGAGTTTGCCCGCACCGGCTGGACCAACTTCGCGCCCCTGTCCGAGTCGTCCTACAGCCCCGGCGTCGGCGTCGACTACTACATCTGGTCGCTGCAGATCGCCGGCATCGGCACGCTGCTGTCCGGCGTCAACCTCATCGCCACCATCGTGAAGATGCGGGCGCCCGGCATGTCCTTCATGAAGATGCCGATCTTCACCTGGACGGCGCTCTGCACCAACGTGCTGATCGTGGCCGCCTTCCCGATCCTCACCGCCGTGTTGGCCCTGCTGTCGCTCGACCGCTACCTCGGCTTCAACTTCTTCACGAACGACCTCGGGGGCAACCCGATGATGTATGTGAACCTGCTGTGGATCTGGGGCCACCCGGAGGTCTACATCCTCATCCTGCCGCTGTTCGGCGTCTTCTCCGAGGTCACCTCGACCTTCTGCGGCAAGCGCCTGTTCGGCTACGCCTCGATGGTCTACGCGACCGTCGTCATCACCATCCTGGCCTACCTGGTCTGGCTCCACCACTTCTTCACCATGGGCAACGGGGCGAGCGTCAACTCGTTCTTCGGCATCACCACGATGATCATCTCCATCCCCACGGGGGCGAAGATCTTCAACTGGATGTTCACCATGTACAAGGGGCGCATCCGCTTCGAGCTGCCCATGTACTGGACCGTCGCCTTCATCATCACCTTCGTGATCGGCGGCATGACGGGCGTGCTGCTCGCCGTCCCCCCGGCCGACTTCCAGCTGCACAACAGCCTGTTCCTCGTCGCCCACTTCCACAACGTCATCATCGGCGGCACGTTCTTCGGCATCATGGCCGGCGTAGCCTACTGGTGGCCGAAGGCCTTCGGCTTCAAGCTCGACGTGTACTGGGGCAAGTGGTCGTTCTGGCTGTGGGTGTCGGGCTTCTACTTCGCCTTCATGCCGCTCTACGTGCTCGGCCTGATGGGCGTCACCCGACGCCTGAACCACTTCGACGACCCGTCGCTGCGCATCTGGTTCGTGATCGCGGCCTTCGGCGCACTGCTGGTCGCGGGCGGCATCGGTACCTTCTTCTACCAGATCTACGTCTCGATCCGGGAGCGCGACGTGCTGGCCGACGTGACCGGCGACCCGTGGGACGGCCGCACCCTGGAGTGGTCGACCTCGTCGCCCCCCCCGGCCTACAACTTCGCCTTCACACCGATGTGCCACGACCTCGACGCCTGGACCGACATGAAGAAGCGCGGCTACGTGCGCCCGCTGGACGGCTACAAGGCCATCCACATGCCCAAGAACACGCCCGCCGGCATCATCCTGTCGGGCCTGTCCCTGGCCTTCGGCTTCGCCATGATCTGGTACATCTGGTGGCTCGCGGCCTTGAGCTTCGTCGCCATCGTGGTCTACACGATCGCCCACACCTTCAACTACAACCGGGACTACTACATCTCGGCCGAGGAGGTGACGCGGACCGAGGAGCAGCGCTCGCGCCTGCTCGGCCTCAAGGCCTGA
- the cyoA gene encoding ubiquinol oxidase subunit II, which yields MRLLRFFGLLPLFALLGGCDFVILNPSGDVALQERNLILASTGLMLLIIVPVIVATALFAWRYRASNTTAAYAPDWNHSTQLEVLIWTAPLLIIIALGALTWISTHVLDPFRPIGRIDAKRAVPIGDKPLVIDAVSLDWKWLFIYPDQGIATVNALAAPVDKPIEFHITSGTVMNTLFIPAMAGQIYAMAGMETKLSAVMNKEGTFDGFSGMYSGAGFSDMKFKFQSLQPDAFNAWVDNAKHADMKLDAAKFDELSKPSSKVRPQFYGSVQPDLFNKILNMCTDPNKMCEDQMMAIDATGGVAGEKGAENREKLIYDGARLEEGNEAPGATFPASGRPPNELKTAPQGVEPSGMATQSNQGGSKADDAQGKGKPHEDGMPVDNGKMNPAPAQINPH from the coding sequence GTGAGACTTCTGCGATTCTTCGGCCTGCTTCCGCTCTTCGCCCTGCTGGGCGGTTGCGATTTCGTGATCCTGAACCCGTCGGGCGACGTGGCCCTGCAGGAGCGCAACCTCATCCTGGCCTCGACGGGGCTGATGCTGCTCATCATCGTGCCGGTGATCGTGGCGACGGCGCTGTTCGCATGGCGCTACCGCGCGTCCAACACCACGGCCGCCTACGCGCCGGACTGGAACCACTCCACCCAGCTCGAAGTGCTGATCTGGACGGCGCCGCTGCTGATCATCATCGCGCTCGGCGCCCTGACCTGGATCAGCACTCACGTGCTCGACCCGTTCCGGCCCATCGGCCGCATCGACGCCAAGCGCGCCGTGCCGATCGGCGACAAGCCGCTGGTCATCGACGCCGTGTCGCTCGACTGGAAGTGGCTGTTCATCTACCCCGACCAGGGCATCGCCACGGTCAACGCGCTGGCGGCCCCCGTCGACAAGCCGATCGAGTTCCACATCACCTCCGGCACGGTGATGAACACGCTGTTCATCCCGGCCATGGCGGGCCAGATTTACGCCATGGCGGGCATGGAAACGAAGCTCTCCGCGGTGATGAACAAGGAGGGCACGTTCGACGGCTTCTCCGGCATGTATTCCGGTGCCGGCTTCTCCGACATGAAGTTCAAGTTCCAGAGCCTCCAGCCCGACGCCTTCAACGCCTGGGTCGACAACGCCAAGCACGCCGACATGAAGCTCGACGCGGCGAAGTTCGACGAGCTGTCGAAGCCCAGCTCCAAGGTGCGCCCGCAGTTCTACGGCTCGGTGCAGCCGGACCTGTTCAACAAGATCCTCAACATGTGCACCGACCCCAACAAGATGTGCGAGGACCAGATGATGGCCATCGACGCCACCGGCGGAGTGGCGGGCGAGAAGGGCGCGGAGAACCGCGAGAAGCTGATCTACGACGGCGCCCGCCTCGAGGAGGGCAACGAGGCCCCCGGCGCGACCTTCCCGGCCTCGGGCCGCCCGCCGAACGAGCTGAAGACCGCGCCGCAGGGCGTCGAGCCCAGCGGCATGGCGACCCAGTCCAACCAGGGTGGCTCGAAAGCCGACGACGCCCAAGGTAAGGGTAAGCCCCACGAGGACGGGATGCCCGTCGACAACGGCAAGATGAATCCCGCCCCGGCGCAGATCAACCCGCACTGA
- a CDS encoding MFS transporter produces the protein MTNIVAGTPTSRQVERDARLVSADEHHVSPSEIALGVVIGRTSEAFDFFVFGIACALVFPKVVFPFVSAVDGTLLAFAVFSLGFVFRPVGSVIFLQIDRRHGRGVKLTTALFLLGISTAGIAFLPGYDDIGSWSVVLLVLLRIGQGVALGGAWDGLASLLALNAPRNRRGLYAMVPQLGAPIGLMVAAGLFAFFMANLDIDDFLSWGWRYPFFVAFTINVVALFARLRLIATEEFAELLNTRDLLPVPIRTLVRTQWRDILIGAFVPLASYALFHLVTIFPLSFVQLFTDRTPESFLELECLGAVSLTIGVVVSGLLADFIGRRTLLGSSAAGIAGFSFAIPFLLNGGLQGHLVFILVGFGLLGVSFGQAAGAVAANFSKANRYTGSALTSDLAWLLGAGFAPLAALGGYTLFGLWAVVVYLLSGAACTLGALAFNRGLAMRTDM, from the coding sequence ATGACCAACATCGTTGCAGGCACGCCAACGTCGAGGCAGGTCGAACGCGACGCCCGGCTGGTGTCGGCGGACGAGCACCACGTGTCTCCGAGCGAGATCGCGCTCGGCGTGGTGATCGGCCGCACCTCGGAAGCCTTCGACTTCTTCGTCTTCGGCATCGCCTGCGCGCTGGTGTTCCCGAAGGTGGTCTTCCCCTTCGTGAGTGCGGTCGACGGCACGCTGCTGGCCTTCGCGGTGTTCAGCCTCGGCTTCGTGTTCCGCCCGGTCGGCTCCGTGATCTTCCTTCAGATCGACCGGCGGCACGGCCGCGGCGTGAAGCTCACCACCGCGCTGTTCCTGCTCGGCATCTCCACCGCCGGCATCGCCTTCCTGCCGGGCTACGACGACATCGGCTCCTGGTCGGTCGTGCTGCTCGTGCTGCTGCGCATCGGCCAGGGCGTGGCGCTCGGCGGCGCGTGGGACGGCCTCGCGTCCCTGCTGGCGCTCAACGCTCCCCGGAACCGCCGCGGCCTCTACGCCATGGTGCCCCAGCTCGGCGCGCCGATCGGCCTGATGGTGGCGGCGGGGCTCTTCGCCTTCTTCATGGCCAACCTCGACATCGACGACTTCCTGAGCTGGGGCTGGCGCTACCCGTTCTTCGTGGCCTTCACGATCAACGTCGTGGCCCTGTTCGCCCGGCTGCGCCTCATCGCCACCGAGGAGTTCGCCGAGCTGCTCAACACCCGCGACCTCCTGCCGGTGCCGATCCGCACCCTGGTGCGCACGCAGTGGAGGGACATCCTGATCGGCGCCTTCGTGCCGCTCGCCTCCTACGCGCTGTTCCACCTCGTCACCATCTTCCCGCTGTCCTTCGTGCAGCTCTTCACCGACCGGACGCCCGAGTCCTTCCTCGAGCTCGAATGCCTCGGCGCCGTGTCGCTGACGATCGGCGTTGTGGTGTCGGGCCTGCTGGCCGACTTCATCGGCCGCCGCACGCTGCTGGGCTCCAGCGCGGCCGGCATCGCGGGCTTCTCCTTCGCGATCCCGTTCCTGCTGAACGGCGGCCTGCAGGGCCACCTCGTGTTCATCCTGGTCGGCTTCGGGCTGCTCGGCGTGTCCTTCGGCCAGGCGGCGGGCGCAGTGGCGGCGAACTTCTCCAAGGCGAACCGCTACACCGGCTCGGCGCTGACCTCGGATCTGGCGTGGCTGCTCGGCGCCGGCTTCGCCCCCCTGGCGGCGCTCGGCGGCTACACGCTGTTCGGCCTGTGGGCCGTGGTGGTCTACCTCCTGTCCGGCGCCGCCTGCACGCTCGGCGCGCTCGCCTTCAACCGCGGCCTCGCCATGCGCACCGACATGTGA
- a CDS encoding DUF1989 domain-containing protein gives MSVAEHAEPLEIQPRSGVAFTLDKGQRLTVIDPRGEQVADLVAYDRRDTDEVISSGRTLDYASRVYLTTGDPLYSNRSNVMLRIVEDTVGRHDFLLTPCSADTFRIIYGDADPHRGCFGNLAAALAPYGIAPDRIPVAFNCFMNVPIDAATGELRVEPPLSRAGDHITFVAEADLIIGLTACSAPQSNNGSFKPIHYRID, from the coding sequence ATGTCAGTCGCCGAACACGCCGAGCCGCTGGAGATCCAGCCCCGGTCCGGGGTCGCCTTCACGCTCGACAAGGGCCAGCGCCTGACCGTGATCGATCCGCGCGGCGAGCAGGTGGCCGACCTCGTGGCCTACGACCGCCGCGACACGGACGAGGTGATCTCCTCCGGGCGCACGCTCGACTACGCCAGCCGCGTCTACCTGACGACGGGTGATCCGCTCTATTCCAACCGCTCCAACGTCATGCTGCGCATCGTCGAGGACACGGTCGGGCGCCACGACTTCCTGCTCACGCCCTGCTCGGCCGACACGTTCCGCATCATCTACGGCGACGCCGATCCGCACCGCGGCTGCTTCGGCAACCTCGCGGCCGCGCTGGCCCCCTACGGGATCGCGCCCGACCGCATCCCGGTGGCCTTCAACTGCTTCATGAACGTGCCGATCGACGCGGCGACGGGCGAGCTGCGCGTCGAGCCCCCGCTGAGCCGGGCCGGCGACCACATCACCTTCGTGGCCGAGGCCGACCTCATCATCGGCCTGACCGCCTGCTCGGCGCCGCAGTCCAACAACGGCAGCTTCAAGCCCATCCACTACCGCATCGACTGA